A genomic region of Chaetodon auriga isolate fChaAug3 chromosome 11, fChaAug3.hap1, whole genome shotgun sequence contains the following coding sequences:
- the sorbs1 gene encoding sorbin and SH3 domain-containing protein 1 isoform X6, with protein MKGSPDLIPAADLDPSRVCKGKGVVTLRATLVHIDDEGCISEEPNVITAPSGWTSQINGDSTKAGLAEGGSNITADLPPVNNTQCQAYSPESLNKSQAPSSTDIQNCVTSASSSVYPCTSTVNPTIVLLQHNREQQKHLSHFEDPTPERDKSPDPGRDSVSPVPDMDWKRLRLSLHSPVLSPINKPIVPVRNTEKSKDWYKTMFKQIHRIPEPIEENPYRPTYIFPENYDIQVKSKDDGPSPFGYLKDVKTVPRSKSDDEVDSRGRSMPVPTRSSSLKPSAKRNEWEPPDKKVDTRKYRAEPKSIFEYEPGKSSVLKLERTTQDVSPEDVDLENEPWYRFFSEMEFDKASAPSFSPLETASDLQQYSSSKSGHSEVEKDSGSSTSEPVAPECDRHVYKSVLEGGDIPLQGLRALNKRHGSSSSSKVDYKGGNGYIISPCSSVNSRSVLASNAIGNQCKSMKPLSAAKACIPQILPSKFKPKLLPPSGDSQESRTKAVRHPKAHSCEDLYTGPCDTDFAGAEEREGGQHVDSKSSCGTECTDGLRNVSPAIRRSASEFSTLYRTMHHIQRPSSAGCSPHGSVRSLASLFEKAKANGVERSEAEDGGNIPRDAVSSRVSEFEVIIQRSSSAPSRSSSLPTLHSSQSHSPNHSPAHLYMASAVSAESLLVADTTQTDACSPVEAEGRSCGEEALSPGSVTVEEAASSSEDRHNIRTESPSNIEAEVEQIFSRRSPELIHQNVSGSKSPSTLLTASPPQHNHMYHHHHHHLLHHLNHQLLLKPSKCKGSCPASYTRFTTILRHERQQATSQQERLPHQEKKTTLPGNLFLMGPAPFRLRKNLQSHQTRRTQLATKVTTGTQRPCTLSPELRPLIPERLSSLEVLERLSNGEGSNTDHLSNGQGLDANGNLLQPLAAHRRDSSPAHGESQDEVLRRRHGDKEKILEEQRRLKREQEEADTASRRHTGIVPTHHQFITNERFGDLLNITDNTEKRKSGVERTPAMARFDFRAETLKELPFQKGDIVYIIRQVDQNWYEGEHHGRVGIFPQSYVELLPPTEKAQPKKSVPVQVLEYGEAVARFNFTGDTVVEMSFRKGERITLIRRVDENWYEGKISGTNRQGIFPVTYVEVHRRPRIKNGVEYPDPPVSQSPQRSTNASPQFVRNEADHHGRSSRSPVMLFDIQDNNNVNSFAEAVCNEILNIAETSVRYCSTLSHHPHDSVHRLHPHPSKQSLIISQQPQSHSNSPEPSRLNCGIFQALYSYVPQNEDELELKEGDLVSVMEKCDDGWFVGTSKRTKQFGTFPGNYVKEVKL; from the exons ATGAAAGGCTCTCCTGACCTGATTCCTGCCGCAG actTGGACCCCAGCAGAGTGTGCAAAGGGAAAGGAGTCGTGACTCTGAGAGCCACCCTCGTCCACATAGACGATGAGGGCTGCATCAGCGAGGAGCCAAATGTCATCACAGCGCCAA GTGGCTGGACAAGCCAGATTAATGGAGACAGCACTAAAGCGGGATTGGCTGAGGGAGGCAGCAACATCACAGCTGATTTACCTCCTGTAAACAACACTCAGTGCCAG GCATATTCACCGGAAAGCTTAAACAAAAGTCAGGCTCCATCCTCCACTGACATTCAGAACTGTGTCACATCAGCGTCCAGCTCTGTTTATCCCTGCACGAGCACAGTTAACCCCACCatagtgctgctgcagcacaacagaG AGCAACAAAAGCATCTTTCTCATTTTGAAG ACCCAACCCCAGAAAGGGACAAAAGCCCTGATCCTGGGAGAGATTCAGTCAGTCCAGTCCCTGATATGGACTGGAAGAGGCTGCGGCTGTCACTGCACTCCCCTGTCCTCAGTCCTATCAACAAGCCCATTGTGCCTGTACGG AACACTGAAAAGTCCAAAGACTGGTACAAGACGATGTTCAAACAGATACACAGAATACCCG AGCCTATTGAGGAAAACCCTTACCGCCCCACCTACATTTTCCCTGAGAACTATGACATTCAGGTGAAATCAAAAG ATGATGGTCCCAGCCCCTTCGGTTACTTGAAAGATG taaaaacgGTCCCACGTTCAAAAAGTGATGACGAGGTCGATTCAAGAGGCCGGTCGATGCCTGTGCCAACAAGGTCCTCCTCCCTCAAACCCTCTGCCAAAAG GAACGAGTGGGAGCCCCCGGATAAAAAGGTAGACACCAGGAAGTACCGCGCCGAGCCCAAGAGCATCTTTGAGTACGAGCCGGGGAAATCGTCGGTGCTGAAGCTGGAGAGAACG ACTCAGGATGTAAGTCCAGAAGATGTAGATTTAGAGAATGAGCCTTGGTATAGATTCTTTTCAGAGATGGAATTTGACAAAGCG AGTGCCCCCTCTTTCAGCCCCCTGGAAACAGCCTCCGACCTGCAGCAGTA CTCCTCGAGCAAGTCTGGACACAGCGAGGTGGAGAAGGACAGTGGATCATCCACGAGCGAGCCTGTGGCTCCAGAATGCGACCGCCATGTTTACAAGAGTGTCCTGGAGGGAGGCGACATACCCTTACAAGGTCTTCGGGCCCTAAACAAGCGCCAtggcagctcctcctcctctaaag TGGATTATAAAGGTGGGAATGGCTATATAATTTCACCCTGCTCCTCTGTAAATAGTCGATCGGTTCTTGCCAGTAATGCAATAGGTAACCAGTGTAAGAGTATGAAGCCTCTTTCTGCTGCCAAAGCCTGCATACCCCAAATCCTGCCCTCTAAATTCAAGCCCAAGCTGCTGCCGCCCAGTGGTGACAGTCAGGAAAGCAGGACTAAAGCTGTCAGGCACCCAAAGGCCCACAGCTGTGAGGATCTGTACACGGGGCCATGTGACACAGACTTtgctggagcagaggaaagggagggTGGGCAACATGTGGACTCCAAGTCCAGCTGTGGCACTGAGTGCACGGACGGCCTCAGGAATGTTTCCCCTGCAATTAGGAGGAGCGCATCTGAGTTTTCCACCCTGTACAGGACCATGCATCACATCCAGCGGCCCAGCTCGGCCGGCTGCAGCCCCCACGGCAGCGTCCGCAGCCTGGCTTCTCTTTTTGAGAAGGCAAAGGCCAACGGGGTTGAAAGGTCAGAGGCAGAGGACGGGGGTAACATTCCGCGGGATGCAGTGTCGTCACGGGTCAGCGAGTTTGAAGTGATCATCCAGCGGTCCAGCTCGGCGCCCAGTcgctcctcctccctgcccACCCTGCACTCCAGCCAGAGCCACAGCCCCAACCACAGCCCCGCCCACCTCTACATGGCGTCTGCAGTGTCAGCGGAGTCCCTGTTGGTAGCCGACACCACCCAGACGGACGCCTGCTCCCCAgtggaggcagagggcaggagCTGTGGGGAGGAGGCCTTGTCACCAGGCAGTGTGACTGTGGAGGAGGCTGCTTCCTcctcagaggacagacacaacaTCAGGACTGAGTCCCCCTCTAATATTGAGGCCGAGGTCGAGCAGATCTTCAGTAGACGTTCCCCAGAGCTCATCCACCAAAATGTCAGTGGATCAAAGAGTCCCTCCACGCTGCTTACAGCATCCCCTCCACAACACAACCATAtgtaccaccaccaccaccaccacctcctgcaCCACCTGAACCATCAACTCCTCCTCAAACCCAGCAAATGCAAAGGCTCCTGCCCAGCCTCCTACACCCGCTTCACCACCATCCTCAGGCACGAGAGGCAGCAGGCCACGTCCCAACAGGAGAGGCTGCCACATCAGGAGAAGAAGACCACGCTGCCAGGGAACCTCTTCCTCATGGGCCCTGCTCCCTTCAGGTTACGCAAGAACCTGCAATCCCACCAAACTCGAAGAACCCAGTTGGCCACCAAGGTGACAACAGGCACCCAGAGGCCCTGCACTTTGTCTCCTGAGCTCAGACCTCTGATCCCTGAGCGTCTGTCCTCCCTGGAGGTCCTGGAGAGGCTGAGTAATGGAGAGGGGAGCAACACTGACCACCTGAGTAACGGGCAGGGCTTGGACGCCAACGGGAACCTACTGCAGCCGCTGGCAGCTCACCGCAGAG actCGTCCCCAGCTCATGGGGAGAGCCAGGATGAAGTGTTGCGGAGGCGTCATGGGGACAAAGAG AAAATCTTGGAGGAGCAGCGGCGGCTGAAGCGGGAACAGGAAGAGGCTGACACAGCGTCGAGGCGACACACAGGCATTGTGCCGACGCACCACCAGTTCATCACCAATGAGCGCTTCGGAGACCTGCTCAACATCACAGAtaacacagagaagaggaaatcGGGCGTAGAG AGAACTCCAGCCATGGCTCGCTTCGACTTCAGAGCAGAAACTCTAAA GGAATTACCGTTTCAGAAGGGAGACATTGTCTACATCATTCGACAGGTGGATCAGAACTGGTATGAGGGGGAACATCATGGAAGAGTTGGCATTTTCCCTCAAAGTTACGTTGAG CTCCTTCCCCCCACAGAGAAAGCCCAGCCAAAGAAGAGTGTCCCTGTGCAGGTACTGGAGTACGGAGAAGCTGTCGCCCGCTTCAACTTCACCGGGGACACAGTGGTGGAAATGTCCTTCAGAAAG GGAGAGAGGATCACGCTGATTCGAAGAGTTGATGAAAACTGGTATGAAGGCAAAATCTCAGGCACCAACCGCCAAGGCATCTTCCCCGTCACCTACGTAGAAGTGCACAGACGACCCCGCATCAAGAACGGGGTGGAGTATCCCGACCCCCCTGTCAGCCAGTCTCCACAGCGCAGCACCAATGCTTCCCCTCAG tttgTGAGGAATGAAGCAGACCATCATGGACGGAGCTCCAGGAGCCCCGTGATGCTGTTTGACATCCAAGATAACAACAATGTTAACTCGTTTGCG gAGGCAGTGTGTAATGAGATCTTGAATATAGCTGAGACCTCGGTGAGGTACTGCAGCACCCTGTCCCACCACCCTCATGACTCTGTCCATAGACTGCACCCCCACCCCAGTAAACAATCTCTCATCATTTCCCAGCAACCTCAGTCCCACAGCAACAGCCCGGAGCCGAGCCGTCTCAACTGTGGAAT TTTCCAGGCTCTGTACAGTTATGTGCCGCAGAACGAGGACgagctggagctgaaggagggagatCTCGTCAGCGTCATGGAGAAGTGCGATGACGGCTGGTTTGTCG GTACCTCAAAGAGGACGAAACAGTTTGGGACTTTCCCCGGGAATTACGTGAAGGAGGTGAAGCTGTAA
- the sorbs1 gene encoding sorbin and SH3 domain-containing protein 1 isoform X7 — MKGSPDLIPAADLDPSRVCKGKGVVTLRATLVHIDDEGCISEEPNVITAPSGWTSQINGDSTKAGLAEGGSNITADLPPVNNTQCQAYSPESLNKSQAPSSTDIQNCVTSASSSVYPCTSTVNPTIVLLQHNREQQKHLSHFEDPTPERDKSPDPGRDSVSPVPDMDWKRLRLSLHSPVLSPINKPIVPVRNTEKSKDWYKTMFKQIHRIPEPIEENPYRPTYIFPENYDIQVKSKDDGPSPFGYLKDVKTVPRSKSDDEVDSRGRSMPVPTRSSSLKPSAKRNEWEPPDKKVDTRKYRAEPKSIFEYEPGKSSVLKLERTTQDVSPEDVDLENEPWYRFFSEMEFDKASAPSFSPLETASDLQQYSSSKSGHSEVEKDSGSSTSEPVAPECDRHVYKSVLEGGDIPLQGLRALNKRHGSSSSSKVDYKGGNGYIISPCSSVNSRSVLASNAIGNQCKSMKPLSAAKACIPQILPSKFKPKLLPPSGDSQESRTKAVRHPKAHSCEDLYTGPCDTDFAGAEEREGGQHVDSKSSCGTECTDGLRNVSPAIRRSASEFSTLYRTMHHIQRPSSAGCSPHGSVRSLASLFEKAKANGVERSEAEDGGNIPRDAVSSRVSEFEVIIQRSSSAPSRSSSLPTLHSSQSHSPNHSPAHLYMASAVSAESLLVADTTQTDACSPVEAEGRSCGEEALSPGSVTVEEAASSSEDRHNIRTESPSNIEAEVEQIFSRRSPELIHQNVSGSKSPSTLLTASPPQHNHMYHHHHHHLLHHLNHQLLLKPSKCKGSCPASYTRFTTILRHERQQATSQQERLPHQEKKTTLPGNLFLMGPAPFRLRKNLQSHQTRRTQLATKVTTGTQRPCTLSPELRPLIPERLSSLEVLERLSNGEGSNTDHLSNGQGLDANGNLLQPLAAHRRDSSPAHGESQDEVLRRRHGDKEKILEEQRRLKREQEEADTASRRHTGIVPTHHQFITNERFGDLLNITDNTEKRKSGVERTPAMARFDFRAETLKELPFQKGDIVYIIRQVDQNWYEGEHHGRVGIFPQSYVELLPPTEKAQPKKSVPVQVLEYGEAVARFNFTGDTVVEMSFRKGERITLIRRVDENWYEGKISGTNRQGIFPVTYVEVHRRPRIKNGVEYPDPPVSQSPQRSTNASPQFVRNEADHHGRSSRSPVMLFDIQDNNNVNSFAQPQSHSNSPEPSRLNCGIFQALYSYVPQNEDELELKEGDLVSVMEKCDDGWFVGTSKRTKQFGTFPGNYVKEVKL, encoded by the exons ATGAAAGGCTCTCCTGACCTGATTCCTGCCGCAG actTGGACCCCAGCAGAGTGTGCAAAGGGAAAGGAGTCGTGACTCTGAGAGCCACCCTCGTCCACATAGACGATGAGGGCTGCATCAGCGAGGAGCCAAATGTCATCACAGCGCCAA GTGGCTGGACAAGCCAGATTAATGGAGACAGCACTAAAGCGGGATTGGCTGAGGGAGGCAGCAACATCACAGCTGATTTACCTCCTGTAAACAACACTCAGTGCCAG GCATATTCACCGGAAAGCTTAAACAAAAGTCAGGCTCCATCCTCCACTGACATTCAGAACTGTGTCACATCAGCGTCCAGCTCTGTTTATCCCTGCACGAGCACAGTTAACCCCACCatagtgctgctgcagcacaacagaG AGCAACAAAAGCATCTTTCTCATTTTGAAG ACCCAACCCCAGAAAGGGACAAAAGCCCTGATCCTGGGAGAGATTCAGTCAGTCCAGTCCCTGATATGGACTGGAAGAGGCTGCGGCTGTCACTGCACTCCCCTGTCCTCAGTCCTATCAACAAGCCCATTGTGCCTGTACGG AACACTGAAAAGTCCAAAGACTGGTACAAGACGATGTTCAAACAGATACACAGAATACCCG AGCCTATTGAGGAAAACCCTTACCGCCCCACCTACATTTTCCCTGAGAACTATGACATTCAGGTGAAATCAAAAG ATGATGGTCCCAGCCCCTTCGGTTACTTGAAAGATG taaaaacgGTCCCACGTTCAAAAAGTGATGACGAGGTCGATTCAAGAGGCCGGTCGATGCCTGTGCCAACAAGGTCCTCCTCCCTCAAACCCTCTGCCAAAAG GAACGAGTGGGAGCCCCCGGATAAAAAGGTAGACACCAGGAAGTACCGCGCCGAGCCCAAGAGCATCTTTGAGTACGAGCCGGGGAAATCGTCGGTGCTGAAGCTGGAGAGAACG ACTCAGGATGTAAGTCCAGAAGATGTAGATTTAGAGAATGAGCCTTGGTATAGATTCTTTTCAGAGATGGAATTTGACAAAGCG AGTGCCCCCTCTTTCAGCCCCCTGGAAACAGCCTCCGACCTGCAGCAGTA CTCCTCGAGCAAGTCTGGACACAGCGAGGTGGAGAAGGACAGTGGATCATCCACGAGCGAGCCTGTGGCTCCAGAATGCGACCGCCATGTTTACAAGAGTGTCCTGGAGGGAGGCGACATACCCTTACAAGGTCTTCGGGCCCTAAACAAGCGCCAtggcagctcctcctcctctaaag TGGATTATAAAGGTGGGAATGGCTATATAATTTCACCCTGCTCCTCTGTAAATAGTCGATCGGTTCTTGCCAGTAATGCAATAGGTAACCAGTGTAAGAGTATGAAGCCTCTTTCTGCTGCCAAAGCCTGCATACCCCAAATCCTGCCCTCTAAATTCAAGCCCAAGCTGCTGCCGCCCAGTGGTGACAGTCAGGAAAGCAGGACTAAAGCTGTCAGGCACCCAAAGGCCCACAGCTGTGAGGATCTGTACACGGGGCCATGTGACACAGACTTtgctggagcagaggaaagggagggTGGGCAACATGTGGACTCCAAGTCCAGCTGTGGCACTGAGTGCACGGACGGCCTCAGGAATGTTTCCCCTGCAATTAGGAGGAGCGCATCTGAGTTTTCCACCCTGTACAGGACCATGCATCACATCCAGCGGCCCAGCTCGGCCGGCTGCAGCCCCCACGGCAGCGTCCGCAGCCTGGCTTCTCTTTTTGAGAAGGCAAAGGCCAACGGGGTTGAAAGGTCAGAGGCAGAGGACGGGGGTAACATTCCGCGGGATGCAGTGTCGTCACGGGTCAGCGAGTTTGAAGTGATCATCCAGCGGTCCAGCTCGGCGCCCAGTcgctcctcctccctgcccACCCTGCACTCCAGCCAGAGCCACAGCCCCAACCACAGCCCCGCCCACCTCTACATGGCGTCTGCAGTGTCAGCGGAGTCCCTGTTGGTAGCCGACACCACCCAGACGGACGCCTGCTCCCCAgtggaggcagagggcaggagCTGTGGGGAGGAGGCCTTGTCACCAGGCAGTGTGACTGTGGAGGAGGCTGCTTCCTcctcagaggacagacacaacaTCAGGACTGAGTCCCCCTCTAATATTGAGGCCGAGGTCGAGCAGATCTTCAGTAGACGTTCCCCAGAGCTCATCCACCAAAATGTCAGTGGATCAAAGAGTCCCTCCACGCTGCTTACAGCATCCCCTCCACAACACAACCATAtgtaccaccaccaccaccaccacctcctgcaCCACCTGAACCATCAACTCCTCCTCAAACCCAGCAAATGCAAAGGCTCCTGCCCAGCCTCCTACACCCGCTTCACCACCATCCTCAGGCACGAGAGGCAGCAGGCCACGTCCCAACAGGAGAGGCTGCCACATCAGGAGAAGAAGACCACGCTGCCAGGGAACCTCTTCCTCATGGGCCCTGCTCCCTTCAGGTTACGCAAGAACCTGCAATCCCACCAAACTCGAAGAACCCAGTTGGCCACCAAGGTGACAACAGGCACCCAGAGGCCCTGCACTTTGTCTCCTGAGCTCAGACCTCTGATCCCTGAGCGTCTGTCCTCCCTGGAGGTCCTGGAGAGGCTGAGTAATGGAGAGGGGAGCAACACTGACCACCTGAGTAACGGGCAGGGCTTGGACGCCAACGGGAACCTACTGCAGCCGCTGGCAGCTCACCGCAGAG actCGTCCCCAGCTCATGGGGAGAGCCAGGATGAAGTGTTGCGGAGGCGTCATGGGGACAAAGAG AAAATCTTGGAGGAGCAGCGGCGGCTGAAGCGGGAACAGGAAGAGGCTGACACAGCGTCGAGGCGACACACAGGCATTGTGCCGACGCACCACCAGTTCATCACCAATGAGCGCTTCGGAGACCTGCTCAACATCACAGAtaacacagagaagaggaaatcGGGCGTAGAG AGAACTCCAGCCATGGCTCGCTTCGACTTCAGAGCAGAAACTCTAAA GGAATTACCGTTTCAGAAGGGAGACATTGTCTACATCATTCGACAGGTGGATCAGAACTGGTATGAGGGGGAACATCATGGAAGAGTTGGCATTTTCCCTCAAAGTTACGTTGAG CTCCTTCCCCCCACAGAGAAAGCCCAGCCAAAGAAGAGTGTCCCTGTGCAGGTACTGGAGTACGGAGAAGCTGTCGCCCGCTTCAACTTCACCGGGGACACAGTGGTGGAAATGTCCTTCAGAAAG GGAGAGAGGATCACGCTGATTCGAAGAGTTGATGAAAACTGGTATGAAGGCAAAATCTCAGGCACCAACCGCCAAGGCATCTTCCCCGTCACCTACGTAGAAGTGCACAGACGACCCCGCATCAAGAACGGGGTGGAGTATCCCGACCCCCCTGTCAGCCAGTCTCCACAGCGCAGCACCAATGCTTCCCCTCAG tttgTGAGGAATGAAGCAGACCATCATGGACGGAGCTCCAGGAGCCCCGTGATGCTGTTTGACATCCAAGATAACAACAATGTTAACTCGTTTGCG CAACCTCAGTCCCACAGCAACAGCCCGGAGCCGAGCCGTCTCAACTGTGGAAT TTTCCAGGCTCTGTACAGTTATGTGCCGCAGAACGAGGACgagctggagctgaaggagggagatCTCGTCAGCGTCATGGAGAAGTGCGATGACGGCTGGTTTGTCG GTACCTCAAAGAGGACGAAACAGTTTGGGACTTTCCCCGGGAATTACGTGAAGGAGGTGAAGCTGTAA